One window of the Peptacetobacter hiranonis genome contains the following:
- a CDS encoding AraC family transcriptional regulator: MKKKENWFTGIDYYDNYFEKDIKVEKTTITENIDLKIHKLVELWYVCDGEGTININGVNYPLEKDTFLCLYPYHIYSVDVVKPIKVYTIKFYIGLFMHTMWEKHDKGVNYQLVHETEPYQKCSDPYIKNRFEYILSEYNSNKFGSENIILYAVLEVYTLFCRNSLELYGDYNSFNSHLKNEDKLWNHIKDAILYQGNKSSLDDIAKDLELNPSYVNQLIKKKSGYTFKELKDFGTIVNACSLLHFEDLSISYITELLGFKNVPSFYRVFEKYIGKSPIEYREDNIVDNKRFFAMKDLYLKVIQYIYLHFYKDITVEDVAKELHIKTYTINSILEEYYFTSFAEELEKVRLRLSYTLLKITKLTILQISCECGFKSLSTFQRAFVKYNGISPTEYINIKK, from the coding sequence ATGAAGAAAAAAGAAAATTGGTTTACTGGAATAGATTATTACGATAATTATTTTGAAAAAGATATAAAAGTTGAAAAAACTACTATAACTGAAAACATAGATTTAAAAATACATAAACTTGTCGAGCTTTGGTACGTTTGCGATGGCGAAGGAACTATAAACATAAATGGAGTAAACTATCCGCTAGAAAAAGATACCTTCCTTTGCCTATATCCATACCATATTTACAGTGTGGATGTCGTAAAGCCGATCAAAGTCTATACGATAAAATTCTACATTGGTCTTTTTATGCACACAATGTGGGAAAAACACGACAAAGGTGTGAATTATCAATTAGTTCATGAAACAGAGCCATATCAAAAATGCTCTGATCCATACATAAAAAATAGATTTGAGTATATATTATCCGAGTACAATTCTAATAAATTCGGCTCTGAAAATATAATCCTATACGCTGTTTTAGAGGTTTACACTCTATTTTGCAGAAATTCACTTGAATTATACGGGGATTATAATAGTTTTAACTCGCATCTTAAAAACGAGGATAAACTTTGGAACCATATAAAAGATGCTATTTTATATCAAGGAAATAAATCTTCTTTGGACGATATAGCTAAGGATTTAGAACTAAATCCGTCGTACGTAAATCAGCTGATAAAAAAGAAATCTGGTTATACTTTTAAAGAGCTAAAAGATTTTGGAACTATTGTAAATGCGTGCTCACTGCTGCATTTTGAAGACTTATCAATCTCGTATATAACAGAGCTTTTAGGCTTTAAAAACGTTCCTTCTTTTTATAGAGTTTTTGAAAAATATATAGGAAAATCTCCAATAGAATATAGAGAAGATAATATAGTTGATAATAAAAGATTTTTCGCTATGAAAGACTTATATTTAAAGGTTATTCAGTATATTTACCTACACTTTTATAAAGATATAACTGTTGAAGATGTCGCAAAAGAGCTACATATCAAGACTTATACTATAAACTCTATCTTAGAAGAGTACTACTTTACCTCATTTGCCGAGGAACTTGAAAAAGTCAGACTAAGACTTTCTTACACTTTGCTTAAAATAACAAAACTTACAATACTACAGATATCTTGTGAATGTGGATTTAAGAGCCTTTCCACCTTCCAAAGAGCTTTTGTAAAATACAATGGAATTTCTCCAACAGAGTATATAAATATTAAAAAATGA
- a CDS encoding Gx transporter family protein codes for MSEKRIETKKLTFLGLMVGYSLILYIIEGFIPNPMVAVFPGAKLGLSNIITLVALMTLGFKDTFIILTVRIILSSIFTGPMSYLMFSIGGGYLSLVVMYLFSRIKGFSTIGISVGGAIGHNVGQLLVASAIVKNIAMTTYLPFMLITSLVTGIFVGIVSKFTIPYVKSRIKKL; via the coding sequence ATGTCTGAGAAAAGAATAGAAACGAAAAAACTGACTTTCCTAGGACTTATGGTAGGGTACAGTTTGATTTTATATATAATAGAGGGGTTTATTCCTAATCCAATGGTTGCGGTGTTTCCGGGAGCAAAGCTAGGTCTTAGCAATATTATTACTTTGGTTGCTCTTATGACACTTGGGTTTAAGGATACTTTTATAATTCTTACAGTTAGGATTATTCTTTCTTCTATTTTTACAGGACCGATGTCTTATTTGATGTTTAGTATCGGTGGAGGATATTTGAGTCTTGTTGTTATGTATTTGTTTAGTAGGATTAAAGGTTTTTCTACTATTGGTATAAGTGTTGGTGGTGCGATAGGGCACAATGTTGGGCAGTTGCTTGTTGCGTCGGCGATAGTGAAGAATATTGCGATGACGACTTATCTGCCATTCATGCTAATAACATCACTGGTAACGGGGATTTTCGTAGGAATTGTTTCGAAGTTTACAATACCTTACGTAAAATCTCGGATTAAAAAATTATAG
- a CDS encoding DegV family protein codes for MANIKIVTDGSCDFPQEILDIVNPEIVRINVAFGEDSYVGGVDIDEKTFYEKMRGCKELPKTSSPSLERFMEVYGNEEYEEIIVFTLTSKLSGTYSNAVISKNMYLEDHDYKRIEVIDSENGSIAVALMILKTHQLIEAGKNMDEILEAIEQMKKDMVFYGTLDTLENAIKGGRVNPIAGKLINALNFKVIIKIDEGLVKPIDKARGESNSLKKLFTYIKNCVDINEIEHKDIIVGHANCPEKAEKVKKFIVDHYNFEETLVANIGPIMGTFTAEGAILIAVL; via the coding sequence TTGGCAAATATAAAGATAGTTACAGATGGTTCATGTGATTTTCCTCAGGAGATTTTAGATATAGTTAATCCTGAGATAGTTAGAATTAACGTAGCTTTTGGAGAGGATTCTTATGTAGGTGGAGTTGATATAGATGAGAAGACTTTCTATGAAAAGATGAGAGGTTGTAAGGAGCTTCCAAAGACTTCAAGTCCTTCTTTAGAGAGATTTATGGAAGTTTATGGAAATGAAGAGTATGAGGAGATAATAGTTTTTACACTTACTTCTAAGTTATCAGGTACATACAGTAATGCTGTTATTTCTAAAAATATGTATCTTGAAGATCATGATTATAAGAGAATAGAGGTTATAGATTCTGAAAATGGTTCTATAGCAGTTGCGCTTATGATTTTAAAGACACATCAGTTAATAGAAGCTGGAAAGAATATGGACGAAATTTTAGAGGCTATAGAGCAGATGAAAAAAGATATGGTATTCTATGGTACTCTAGATACTTTAGAAAATGCTATAAAAGGTGGTAGAGTAAACCCTATCGCAGGTAAACTTATAAACGCACTTAATTTTAAAGTGATAATCAAAATAGATGAAGGTCTAGTTAAACCTATAGATAAAGCTAGAGGTGAAAGCAACAGTCTTAAGAAACTATTCACATATATCAAAAACTGTGTTGATATAAATGAAATAGAGCATAAAGACATAATAGTTGGGCATGCAAACTGTCCAGAAAAAGCAGAAAAAGTTAAGAAATTTATAGTAGACCACTATAATTTCGAGGAAACTCTTGTTGCTAATATAGGACCAATAATGGGAACATTTACAGCAGAAGGAGCTATTTTAATAGCAGTTCTTTAG
- the pepF gene encoding oligoendopeptidase F — translation MGIERNNIEEKYKWDLAKMYPDKESVDADIEKAAELTDKIAQYKGKLALGKENLLNALKTLEEASRVIEKLYVYTHMKHHEDTRKNDNQADSVKSEMISSDFGVASSYLVPEIIAMDEKVLDEYMQDEDMAFYKKFIDDILRDKPHTLSESEEKILASVSELTAVPESVYDMLAYADMEFPEIEGENGEKIKIDHFNYSLLIKSRDRRVRKDAFEGEFSTYKKFQNTYASSLYGAIKSEIFYAKMRKHNSAIEGSLFADNISVDVYNNLIDAVHESIPTLDRYIEAKKKFLGIEDLHMYDLYVPLAEKFEYKIPYEEAQQIILKALAPLGEEYLSIIQKAFDERWIDAFENEGKKGGAYSWGCYDSQPYILTSYTEDLNSLFTLIHELGHSVHSYYSRNTQPYIYSDYRIFVAEVASTTNELLLVNYLLENAKSKDERIYLLNYYLEQFRTTVHRQTMFAEFEKITHEQVEAGKPLTADDFTEIYYGLNKKYYGNSTNVDELIGIEWARIPHFYSNFYVYKYATGFSAASALSSQILKEGKPAVDRYIEFLKSGGSEYPLDQLRRAGVDMEKKESVEKALDVFAELVEKLEAEI, via the coding sequence ATGGGAATAGAAAGAAACAATATAGAAGAAAAATATAAATGGGACTTAGCAAAGATGTACCCAGATAAAGAGTCAGTTGATGCAGATATTGAAAAGGCAGCAGAATTAACTGATAAGATAGCGCAGTATAAAGGCAAATTAGCTCTTGGTAAAGAGAATTTATTAAATGCTTTAAAGACTTTAGAAGAAGCATCTAGAGTTATAGAAAAATTATATGTATATACTCATATGAAACACCATGAGGATACAAGAAAGAACGATAATCAGGCAGATTCTGTAAAATCTGAGATGATTTCATCTGATTTTGGAGTGGCTTCATCTTATTTAGTGCCAGAGATAATAGCTATGGACGAAAAAGTTTTAGATGAATATATGCAGGACGAAGATATGGCATTCTACAAAAAATTCATCGACGATATTTTAAGAGATAAACCACATACATTATCAGAAAGCGAAGAAAAAATACTTGCTTCAGTTTCGGAATTAACTGCAGTTCCTGAAAGTGTATATGATATGCTTGCATATGCAGATATGGAATTCCCAGAAATAGAAGGGGAAAACGGCGAAAAGATAAAGATAGACCACTTCAATTATTCTCTACTTATAAAGAGCAGAGATAGAAGAGTGAGAAAAGATGCTTTTGAAGGGGAATTTTCTACTTACAAAAAATTCCAGAACACTTACGCATCAAGTCTTTACGGAGCTATAAAATCAGAAATATTCTACGCAAAAATGAGAAAACACAACTCTGCAATAGAGGGATCATTATTTGCGGATAATATAAGTGTAGATGTGTACAACAATTTAATAGATGCTGTACACGAAAGCATACCTACATTAGATAGATATATAGAAGCTAAGAAAAAATTCTTAGGAATAGAGGATTTACATATGTACGACCTTTATGTTCCTCTAGCTGAAAAATTTGAATATAAGATACCTTATGAGGAAGCACAGCAGATTATATTAAAAGCACTTGCTCCTTTAGGAGAAGAGTATTTATCTATAATTCAGAAGGCATTTGATGAAAGATGGATAGATGCTTTTGAAAATGAAGGTAAAAAAGGTGGAGCTTATTCTTGGGGATGCTACGACTCGCAGCCATACATCCTAACTAGCTACACAGAAGACTTAAATTCATTATTTACATTAATCCATGAATTAGGACACTCTGTGCACAGCTACTATTCAAGAAATACTCAGCCTTATATATACTCAGATTATAGAATATTTGTTGCAGAGGTTGCATCTACAACTAATGAGTTATTACTTGTAAATTATTTATTAGAAAATGCAAAATCTAAGGATGAGAGAATTTACCTTTTAAATTACTACTTAGAGCAGTTTAGAACAACAGTACATAGACAGACTATGTTTGCTGAATTTGAAAAAATAACTCATGAACAGGTAGAAGCTGGAAAACCACTTACAGCAGATGATTTCACAGAAATATACTACGGATTAAATAAAAAATACTATGGAAATTCTACCAATGTAGATGAGTTAATAGGAATAGAATGGGCGAGAATACCTCATTTCTACTCTAATTTCTATGTGTATAAATATGCTACAGGATTCTCAGCTGCGAGTGCATTAAGCTCACAGATTTTAAAAGAAGGCAAACCAGCAGTAGATAGATATATAGAATTCTTAAAGAGCGGTGGCTCAGAATATCCTCTAGATCAGTTAAGAAGAGCTGGAGTGGATATGGAAAAGAAAGAATCAGTTGAAAAGGCATTAGACGTATTTGCAGAGCTTGTTGAAAAATTAGAAGCAGAAATATAA
- a CDS encoding zinc metalloprotease: MQLAVFVLIHEFAHGKVAEMNGLRFTKLYAGPIIVIRKDKRFVRIKKNKLQGTYLGRANIENGEIRSDLEFDRHVIAWKRAISAGPKSDIVLSILCLAAGIYFKYPIIIVSTIVLDLAMCIPSYFYGDGTHYKSMERDDIFTVSVMYSNSIIGEDGISPDTEKYLVSKLENELEKTEINDDTIVSLSIAARTLLFQKILDGKYSGYRIEEIIWDVRDGNPARFKKMTDRMYFRNLINTAVLYYTCIENDLKKAQILFRSIKNTKHVNYVEKNDFLRSRYVLGMQNNKEELVSHKYRNPIFKGCKSLEEAEDKMDEIVIEYVDKMGFY, translated from the coding sequence GTGCAGTTGGCAGTTTTTGTTCTTATACACGAGTTTGCACATGGAAAGGTTGCAGAGATGAATGGGCTTAGATTTACAAAGCTATATGCAGGTCCAATTATAGTTATAAGGAAGGATAAAAGGTTTGTTAGAATAAAAAAGAACAAGCTTCAGGGAACTTATCTTGGTAGAGCAAATATAGAAAATGGCGAAATTAGAAGCGATTTGGAATTTGATAGACATGTAATTGCTTGGAAAAGGGCTATTTCTGCTGGACCTAAGAGCGATATTGTGCTTTCTATCTTGTGTTTAGCTGCTGGAATATATTTTAAATATCCGATAATTATTGTATCTACAATAGTGTTAGATTTGGCGATGTGTATTCCAAGTTATTTCTATGGAGATGGAACACATTATAAAAGTATGGAGAGAGATGATATATTCACAGTTTCTGTGATGTATTCTAACTCTATCATTGGAGAAGACGGAATTTCTCCAGATACTGAGAAATACTTAGTGTCTAAGCTAGAAAATGAATTAGAAAAAACTGAAATAAATGACGATACGATAGTTTCTCTATCTATTGCAGCACGGACTCTTCTTTTCCAGAAGATTTTGGACGGAAAATATTCTGGGTATAGGATTGAGGAGATTATTTGGGATGTCAGAGATGGCAATCCTGCTAGGTTTAAGAAGATGACTGATAGGATGTATTTTAGAAATCTGATAAATACCGCTGTGCTGTATTATACTTGTATTGAGAATGATTTGAAGAAAGCTCAGATTCTGTTTAGATCGATAAAGAATACTAAGCATGTCAATTATGTTGAGAAGAATGATTTTTTAAGATCTAGGTATGTGCTTGGTATGCAGAATAATAAAGAGGAGCTTGTTTCTCACAAGTATAGAAATCCGATATTTAAGGGATGTAAAAGCCTTGAAGAAGCGGAGGATAAAATGGATGAGATAGTTATTGAATATGTAGATAAAATGGGATTTTATTAA
- the cptIN gene encoding type III toxin-antitoxin system CptIN family toxin, producing the protein MKKNGFYIIKDEFFRDFPDPYLRGNKKENRPHYYCIEDKNGIFWMIPMSTRVEKYKKIIDAKEKNNKKCDVLHILKLSNGKNNVFLIGDMFPVTENYIEREYTIKNNHLMLYNESEIILIEKKAKKVREMIKHGVKFTRTQPDVMKIFEKLVSLDKK; encoded by the coding sequence GTGAAAAAGAATGGGTTTTATATTATAAAAGATGAGTTTTTTAGAGATTTCCCAGATCCGTATCTTAGGGGAAATAAAAAAGAAAATAGACCACATTATTACTGTATAGAGGATAAAAATGGTATATTTTGGATGATTCCAATGTCAACTAGAGTAGAAAAATATAAGAAGATTATTGATGCGAAAGAAAAAAATAATAAGAAGTGTGATGTGCTACATATATTGAAGTTATCTAATGGTAAAAATAATGTCTTTCTTATAGGTGATATGTTTCCTGTCACAGAAAATTACATTGAGAGAGAATATACAATAAAAAATAATCATTTAATGTTATACAATGAATCAGAAATTATTCTTATAGAAAAGAAGGCAAAAAAAGTAAGAGAAATGATTAAACATGGTGTTAAATTTACAAGAACTCAACCAGATGTAATGAAAATATTTGAAAAATTAGTAAGTTTAGATAAAAAATAG